A stretch of Imperialibacter roseus DNA encodes these proteins:
- a CDS encoding PepSY-associated TM helix domain-containing protein, with translation MARRVNLYQLIRQIHMYAAFITITFLVMYFVTGYLMNNPQWFDQEKPAPDIKTISMKKPEVSNEELYKQLKNKLEISGRFHNSWTNKGTTYYEYQSMLRQTIVYFDSTHTTATVKVSDRNTMGSITAYHRLHKYGGSPAYSLYVLLMDLASLALLIFVLTGVYMWLSFVKYRWLGVGFLAAGLAYSIWVWLTFIFY, from the coding sequence ATGGCTCGCCGGGTAAACCTCTATCAACTTATCAGGCAGATCCATATGTATGCTGCCTTCATCACCATCACGTTTCTGGTGATGTATTTTGTCACCGGCTACCTGATGAACAACCCGCAATGGTTTGATCAGGAGAAGCCTGCGCCTGACATCAAGACCATTTCCATGAAAAAGCCGGAAGTGAGCAATGAGGAGCTGTACAAACAACTAAAAAATAAACTGGAAATAAGCGGCCGCTTCCACAATTCTTGGACAAACAAAGGCACCACTTACTACGAATACCAAAGTATGCTGCGGCAAACGATCGTTTACTTTGACAGCACCCATACCACAGCAACCGTCAAAGTATCTGACAGAAACACTATGGGAAGCATCACGGCTTACCATAGGCTGCACAAATATGGTGGTTCGCCTGCCTATAGCTTGTATGTCCTGCTGATGGATCTCGCCAGCCTGGCCCTGCTCATATTCGTACTAACTGGCGTGTACATGTGGCTGAGCTTCGTAAAATACAGGTGGTTGGGTGTGGGATTTCTTGCTGCCGGCCTCGCCTACTCAATATGGGTTTGGTTAACCTTCATCTTTTACTAA
- a CDS encoding amino acid permease, producing MSQEKKIGLWTSTSLVVGNMIGSGIFFLPVALAAYGAISLLGWVVSSIGALFLALVFVRLSRRFPNEDGGPYTYATKGLGHFAGFLSSWGYQISILATNAAIVVAFVSYLSVLIPQLADNSSYSLAVSLAVVWLLTWVNTLGIKEAGYVQLITTVLKLAPLLLVTIAGLFYVDFGNFHPFNISKASNFSAVTTTATITLFAFMGLEVATIPGKSTRNPEITVPKATMLGTLITTGVYILSSVALMGMIPPSELQHSNAPFADAAGLIWGDPGRYLITIGALISTFGALNGWILLQGQTPYAAAKNGDFPRVFAKVNKNGTPAVGLIIGSVIVSILLVMNYSRGMAGAFEFLILLTATTVLVPYLFSAASFLIVNRNQDVSPAKRFWDICLGLLAFAYGMWAMIGAGQESIAWGFVSLLLGIPIYVSINRTKEI from the coding sequence ATGTCGCAAGAAAAGAAAATAGGGCTCTGGACTTCTACTTCCCTCGTCGTCGGCAATATGATAGGCTCGGGTATTTTCTTCCTGCCTGTAGCCCTGGCTGCCTATGGGGCAATCAGCCTGCTTGGGTGGGTGGTTTCATCCATTGGTGCACTTTTTCTTGCTCTCGTTTTTGTCCGACTCAGTCGGCGATTCCCTAATGAAGATGGTGGGCCCTACACCTATGCCACCAAAGGCCTGGGGCATTTTGCAGGTTTTCTGTCTTCATGGGGCTACCAGATATCCATACTGGCTACCAACGCTGCCATAGTGGTGGCCTTCGTTAGCTACCTGTCGGTGCTTATCCCCCAGCTTGCCGATAATTCCAGCTACTCCCTGGCAGTGAGCCTGGCTGTCGTATGGCTGCTCACCTGGGTAAATACCCTTGGCATAAAAGAAGCTGGCTATGTGCAACTAATCACCACTGTGCTAAAGCTAGCTCCCTTATTATTGGTAACTATTGCCGGTTTGTTTTATGTCGATTTTGGCAATTTTCACCCTTTCAACATTAGCAAGGCAAGTAATTTCAGCGCAGTCACCACCACCGCCACTATCACTCTTTTTGCGTTCATGGGGCTGGAAGTAGCAACTATCCCCGGAAAAAGTACCCGGAACCCGGAGATCACAGTTCCAAAAGCTACCATGCTTGGCACTTTGATTACCACAGGGGTTTACATTTTGAGTTCGGTTGCCCTCATGGGAATGATCCCCCCTTCTGAGCTTCAACACTCCAACGCCCCGTTCGCCGATGCCGCAGGGTTGATTTGGGGAGATCCTGGCCGTTACCTCATCACGATTGGGGCACTGATATCTACTTTTGGGGCGCTGAACGGATGGATTCTGCTTCAGGGACAAACCCCCTACGCCGCAGCAAAAAATGGCGATTTCCCGAGAGTATTTGCCAAAGTAAATAAAAACGGCACCCCAGCTGTTGGCCTCATCATCGGAAGTGTAATCGTTTCGATATTGTTGGTAATGAACTACTCCAGGGGAATGGCCGGTGCCTTTGAGTTCCTCATCCTTTTAACTGCCACTACAGTCCTTGTACCCTATCTTTTCTCAGCAGCGTCTTTTTTGATTGTCAACCGAAACCAGGATGTTTCTCCAGCAAAACGTTTTTGGGATATTTGCCTGGGTCTGCTCGCATTTGCATACGGAATGTGGGCAATGATTGGTGCAGGCCAGGAGAGCATTGCCTGGGGTTTTGTGTCGCTATTGTTAGGCATCCCGATTTATGTTAGCATTAACAGAACAAAAGAGATATGA
- a CDS encoding antitoxin Xre/MbcA/ParS toxin-binding domain-containing protein, which produces MKKPRYELKDDKPMEVSEAALAYYALPGKFSPGAILGLANDQLMEPLQRVATFRKGLSKGSFDRLKQVTGLDYENMARALSVSSKTLQRKDVFDLVQSEKMYELATLYASGISYFGQEGFRRWMERPLFSLGNIKPIDLIDVSEGVDLLKNEIMRVQHGIAI; this is translated from the coding sequence ATGAAAAAGCCAAGATACGAGCTCAAAGATGACAAGCCAATGGAAGTGAGTGAAGCTGCTCTCGCATACTATGCCCTGCCGGGTAAATTTTCTCCCGGAGCTATTCTGGGCTTAGCTAATGATCAACTTATGGAGCCACTTCAAAGAGTTGCTACCTTCAGGAAAGGGCTGAGCAAAGGTTCTTTTGATAGATTGAAGCAAGTGACAGGCCTCGATTACGAGAATATGGCCAGGGCTTTATCGGTGTCCTCAAAAACACTTCAAAGAAAGGACGTTTTTGATTTAGTACAGTCCGAAAAAATGTACGAATTGGCTACACTTTACGCCAGTGGTATTTCTTATTTTGGGCAGGAGGGCTTCAGAAGATGGATGGAAAGGCCGCTTTTTAGTCTCGGCAATATAAAGCCTATTGACCTCATAGACGTTTCGGAAGGCGTTGATCTACTCAAAAATGAGATAATGCGAGTTCAGCATGGCATTGCCATATGA
- a CDS encoding Gfo/Idh/MocA family protein, whose product MPHKKITPPASGSTSRRTFMKNAAIAGAAFTIVPRYVIGGKGHLAPSDKLFVAGIGAGGKGTSDIANFAKSGKAEIAFLCDVDDRRAETSRKNFPKAKYYKDYREMLDKEGKNFDAVSVSTPDHQHAVQALAAMQMGKHVYVQKPLTHDIYEARMLTEAAAKYKVVTQMGNQGSSGDGVRQMREWYNAGTIGDVTEVYCWTNRPVWPQGIPWPTKSAPIPKELDWDLWLGTAPKKDYVDKLVPFNWRGWWDYGTGALGDMACHIIEPPFRTLGLGYPSSVECSVGSVYVDEFKRGYFPDSCPPSSHVIMNFPGPGGKPDVKFHWMDGGIQPERPEELGPNEMMGDGGNGVIMVGSKGKMMCSTYGINPQLLPTSRTKEVNVPQTIARVPGGSETGHYFQWVEACIAGYGKMEVSSPFDIAGPMTESILMGNLAIRSYDIQKKRPGGRDDQFDYPGRFIKLLWDGPNMKITNFDEANQFVRRDYRDGWKMQGL is encoded by the coding sequence ATGCCCCACAAAAAAATAACACCCCCAGCTTCAGGAAGCACTTCTAGAAGAACGTTTATGAAAAATGCGGCTATAGCAGGTGCTGCGTTTACTATAGTGCCACGGTACGTAATAGGCGGCAAAGGCCACCTAGCCCCCAGCGATAAGCTATTCGTAGCAGGCATCGGCGCCGGTGGCAAAGGCACGAGTGACATCGCCAATTTTGCAAAAAGTGGCAAGGCTGAAATCGCCTTCCTTTGCGATGTAGATGACCGAAGAGCGGAGACTTCCCGAAAGAATTTCCCCAAAGCAAAATACTACAAAGATTATCGGGAAATGCTCGACAAAGAAGGGAAGAACTTCGATGCCGTATCAGTGTCAACCCCTGACCATCAACACGCAGTTCAGGCACTTGCGGCCATGCAAATGGGTAAGCATGTATACGTGCAGAAGCCGTTGACCCACGATATCTATGAAGCTCGAATGCTCACCGAAGCAGCGGCCAAATACAAAGTTGTTACTCAAATGGGTAACCAGGGATCGTCTGGCGATGGCGTACGCCAAATGAGAGAATGGTACAACGCAGGCACTATCGGAGACGTCACAGAAGTGTATTGCTGGACCAACCGCCCTGTGTGGCCTCAGGGCATTCCCTGGCCAACGAAAAGTGCACCAATACCAAAAGAGCTCGACTGGGACTTGTGGCTTGGCACAGCACCTAAAAAAGATTATGTTGACAAATTAGTACCATTCAACTGGCGTGGCTGGTGGGACTACGGCACTGGTGCACTCGGAGACATGGCCTGCCATATCATCGAGCCTCCTTTCCGCACGCTTGGTCTTGGCTACCCTAGTTCTGTTGAGTGTAGCGTTGGTAGTGTATATGTTGACGAGTTTAAGAGAGGATATTTCCCAGACAGCTGTCCTCCTTCATCTCATGTCATTATGAATTTCCCTGGCCCCGGTGGAAAGCCAGACGTGAAATTCCACTGGATGGATGGCGGTATTCAACCGGAAAGACCTGAGGAGCTCGGGCCAAATGAAATGATGGGTGACGGTGGCAACGGTGTCATTATGGTAGGCAGCAAAGGAAAAATGATGTGTAGCACCTATGGCATCAACCCACAACTACTTCCAACCTCAAGAACAAAAGAGGTGAACGTGCCTCAAACGATAGCGAGAGTCCCGGGAGGATCTGAAACCGGTCACTACTTCCAGTGGGTGGAGGCTTGTATCGCAGGGTATGGTAAAATGGAGGTCAGCTCACCGTTTGATATTGCCGGACCTATGACGGAGAGCATCCTGATGGGTAACCTGGCGATAAGAAGCTATGACATCCAGAAGAAAAGACCAGGTGGCAGAGACGACCAGTTTGACTACCCAGGTCGCTTTATCAAGCTCCTATGGGATGGCCCTAACATGAAAATCACTAATTTTGATGAAGCTAACCAGTTTGTTCGCAGAGACTACCGAGACGGCTGGAAAATGCAAGGATTGTAA
- a CDS encoding acyltransferase family protein, with translation MILLAGEACRVWDSIHELSPESFLGSYIMIQFFHHPWNGLRFWDLIQPAFMTMAGTAMYLSYIQKEKKGISWEDNWKHILIRCLKLLIAGTALHCVYSGKLVWELWNVLTQLSVTTLIAYLIIRKSFAFQFTISIGLLVLTELLYRFILMPGFDQPFVDQHNFGNYMDTVLMGKINGGGWVTINFIPTAAHTIWGVLIGKWLMEGKPSSVKLKRLSIAGASFLAVGFAMDLAGITPIIKRIATSSFTIASAGWVILFVALLFWWVDIRKRQRGVLIATVVGMNSIFIYLFFETVGHQWLNKTLAVFAGGFTGLLGAGEHWQALFAALAAWVFTWYLCYWLYQRKIFFKM, from the coding sequence ATGATATTACTTGCAGGCGAAGCTTGTCGGGTGTGGGACTCCATCCACGAACTAAGCCCTGAGAGTTTCCTTGGAAGTTATATCATGATCCAGTTTTTTCACCACCCGTGGAATGGCCTCCGCTTCTGGGACCTGATACAACCCGCTTTCATGACCATGGCAGGCACGGCCATGTATCTTTCCTATATACAGAAAGAAAAGAAGGGCATTAGCTGGGAAGACAATTGGAAGCACATACTAATCAGGTGCCTCAAGTTGCTGATAGCAGGTACGGCACTGCATTGTGTGTACAGCGGCAAACTGGTCTGGGAGCTTTGGAATGTGCTGACCCAACTGTCGGTAACCACACTTATTGCTTACCTGATTATTAGGAAGTCATTTGCATTCCAATTCACAATATCAATTGGATTGCTGGTGCTCACAGAACTTCTGTATCGTTTCATTTTAATGCCAGGCTTCGACCAGCCATTCGTAGATCAACACAACTTTGGCAACTACATGGACACGGTGCTGATGGGCAAAATCAACGGGGGAGGCTGGGTAACCATCAACTTTATTCCTACTGCAGCGCACACCATCTGGGGAGTGTTGATAGGCAAATGGCTAATGGAGGGCAAGCCATCGTCGGTGAAACTAAAACGGTTGTCAATAGCTGGAGCCAGCTTTTTGGCCGTAGGTTTTGCGATGGATTTGGCTGGCATCACTCCTATAATCAAGAGAATCGCCACCAGCTCGTTCACTATTGCGTCGGCTGGGTGGGTAATTCTTTTTGTGGCACTTCTTTTTTGGTGGGTCGATATCAGAAAACGACAAAGAGGGGTACTAATAGCCACAGTAGTTGGAATGAACTCCATCTTCATTTACTTGTTTTTTGAAACGGTTGGCCACCAATGGCTCAATAAGACCCTGGCGGTCTTCGCTGGCGGCTTCACCGGTTTGCTCGGCGCAGGTGAACATTGGCAAGCCTTATTTGCGGCTTTGGCGGCGTGGGTCTTCACCTGGTATCTGTGCTATTGGCTGTACCAACGGAAGATTTTCTTTAAGATGTAG
- a CDS encoding M20/M25/M40 family metallo-hydrolase, with the protein MKYIKVGLVIGYVLVCASWTNGQVSKAEKHLVKYIDQHNNQALQLLEEIININSGTMNFNGVKAVADVLMPRFKALGMEVEWKEGSAWNRAGHLVAKTKGGKGRKILLIGHLDTVFELESPFQKYNVLNDSTASGPGIADMKGGAVIILQALSALHDAGLLKDMSITVVMTGDEELSGDPLSLSKQELVEAAKWADIALGFENGDGNPGTANVARRSSSGWTLKVTGNAAHSSQVFKPEVGAGAIYEAARILTEFYEALSTEEYLTFNPGMILGGTNVSYDESIDGGRATGKSNVVAKDAIVTGDIRTISPEQLQRTQKTMTEIATKHLPRTNATITFDEGYPPFAPTDGNYALLKQLSKVSTDLGFMPVEPVNPSNAGAADISFTSPYIEMGLDGLGMGGKNDHTVNEIGDLKVLPMQSKRAAVLLYRLTR; encoded by the coding sequence ATGAAATACATCAAGGTTGGCCTCGTCATTGGTTATGTGCTGGTATGTGCGAGTTGGACAAATGGACAGGTATCAAAAGCTGAGAAGCACTTGGTAAAATATATCGACCAGCACAACAACCAGGCCCTTCAGCTACTTGAGGAAATCATCAATATCAACAGCGGCACCATGAATTTCAATGGTGTGAAAGCCGTCGCCGACGTGCTCATGCCCAGGTTCAAAGCCCTTGGCATGGAAGTAGAATGGAAAGAAGGAAGCGCCTGGAACAGGGCCGGACATCTTGTTGCAAAAACAAAAGGCGGAAAAGGAAGGAAAATTCTACTCATCGGCCACCTCGACACGGTATTTGAATTGGAAAGCCCATTTCAAAAATACAATGTACTGAACGACTCCACAGCCAGCGGGCCAGGTATTGCGGATATGAAGGGAGGAGCCGTGATCATACTTCAAGCCTTGTCGGCACTGCATGATGCAGGCCTTTTGAAGGACATGAGCATTACTGTGGTGATGACAGGTGATGAGGAATTAAGCGGCGATCCGCTGTCTCTTTCGAAGCAGGAATTGGTAGAGGCAGCTAAATGGGCCGATATCGCTCTTGGCTTTGAAAATGGAGACGGCAATCCAGGCACAGCAAATGTTGCCCGTAGAAGCTCATCAGGTTGGACGCTAAAAGTGACAGGAAATGCTGCTCATTCTTCTCAGGTATTCAAACCGGAGGTGGGCGCCGGTGCTATTTACGAAGCCGCCAGAATCCTTACCGAATTTTACGAAGCGCTTAGCACAGAAGAATACCTCACTTTCAATCCTGGAATGATACTGGGAGGAACCAATGTAAGCTATGACGAGTCAATTGATGGCGGAAGGGCCACCGGAAAAAGCAATGTAGTGGCCAAGGATGCGATTGTCACAGGCGACATCCGCACCATTTCACCTGAGCAACTGCAACGCACTCAAAAAACCATGACAGAAATTGCGACGAAACACCTGCCCAGGACGAATGCAACCATCACTTTTGATGAAGGCTACCCTCCATTCGCCCCCACGGACGGCAACTACGCACTACTTAAGCAGCTTAGCAAAGTGAGCACCGATCTGGGTTTTATGCCTGTGGAGCCGGTCAACCCAAGCAATGCCGGAGCGGCAGATATTTCGTTTACCTCTCCGTATATTGAAATGGGCCTTGATGGTCTGGGTATGGGCGGGAAAAATGACCATACTGTGAATGAAATAGGAGATTTGAAGGTGCTACCCATGCAAAGCAAAAGGGCGGCTGTTCTGCTCTACAGGTTAACCAGGTAG
- a CDS encoding sulfatase-like hydrolase/transferase — MTSLFWSCEQKEELTPPNILWIVSEDNSPIIGAYGDDFATTPTLDSLAAVSVLYTNAFATTPVCAPSRSTLITGMYSNSLGTLPMRSPYPIPDYMRFFPNYLRDAGYYTTNNSKKDYNTVDQPECWDESSNKATYLNRQPGQPFFHVQNIFITHESQIHDSIPWGELKHDPTKVPMPPYHPRTKDMEHDWAQYYDRIQQMDSQVAGILADLKKSGEAENTIVFYYSDHGGVLGRSKRFMYESGLHIPLIINFPEKYKHLAPSAAGSKIDRLVNFVDFGPTVLSLAGVTVPDYMQGKPFLGSQQAEPKQYVHAYRGRMDERIDLVRSVRDKQFRYIRNYMPHKPNGQHLYYLWLARSMPSWEKAFKNGELNDVQSRFWLPRPAEELYDVAKDPDNINNLAADPAYANTLMELRNENLKWVKEISDANFLPEPMTAEISEVQPVFDYVRGKDFRMDYVIETADLASMRDPSALPELIKRLDDPNAAVRYWAVTGTMILEDKSPETKAALLKMAKDPSASVRLAVAEALYKSGVKKEALDICVSELQSPRAITRVYAANVLEEFGMDALPAKQALEQSLTDSVGQAISETPKAINHILDKLN; from the coding sequence ATGACTAGTCTTTTTTGGTCATGCGAGCAAAAAGAAGAACTAACCCCACCCAACATACTATGGATTGTCAGTGAGGACAATAGCCCCATTATTGGTGCTTATGGCGACGATTTCGCTACCACTCCCACTCTCGATTCCCTGGCGGCCGTCAGCGTTCTCTACACTAACGCCTTTGCCACCACACCAGTGTGTGCCCCTTCCCGGTCGACGCTCATCACAGGCATGTATAGCAATTCCCTTGGCACGCTACCTATGCGCAGCCCCTACCCCATACCGGACTACATGCGTTTCTTTCCTAACTATCTAAGAGATGCCGGCTACTACACCACCAACAACTCAAAGAAGGATTACAATACAGTAGATCAACCTGAATGTTGGGACGAGTCAAGTAACAAGGCGACTTACCTGAACCGGCAGCCTGGTCAACCCTTCTTCCATGTGCAGAATATTTTCATTACTCATGAAAGTCAAATCCATGATTCGATTCCCTGGGGAGAGTTGAAGCATGATCCTACGAAGGTCCCGATGCCTCCGTACCATCCCCGCACCAAAGACATGGAGCACGACTGGGCGCAGTACTACGACCGTATACAGCAAATGGACTCTCAAGTGGCTGGCATTCTGGCCGACCTGAAAAAGAGTGGTGAAGCCGAAAACACCATTGTCTTTTACTACTCCGACCATGGCGGAGTGCTGGGCAGAAGCAAACGATTCATGTACGAATCAGGACTTCACATCCCTTTGATTATCAACTTCCCGGAGAAGTACAAGCACCTGGCACCATCAGCAGCAGGCTCTAAAATTGATCGTTTGGTTAACTTTGTGGACTTTGGCCCAACCGTTCTAAGTCTGGCAGGCGTAACAGTGCCTGACTATATGCAGGGCAAGCCGTTTTTAGGTAGCCAGCAGGCGGAACCGAAGCAATATGTCCATGCTTACCGGGGAAGAATGGATGAGAGAATTGATCTGGTAAGAAGTGTGAGAGACAAACAGTTCAGGTACATCAGGAACTACATGCCTCACAAGCCCAATGGCCAGCACCTTTACTACCTATGGCTGGCACGCTCTATGCCTTCGTGGGAAAAGGCTTTTAAAAATGGTGAATTGAATGACGTGCAATCAAGGTTTTGGCTGCCAAGGCCTGCCGAAGAACTCTACGACGTTGCAAAAGATCCGGACAACATCAACAACCTGGCAGCAGACCCGGCATATGCTAATACTTTGATGGAGCTTCGCAATGAAAACCTAAAGTGGGTAAAAGAGATCAGCGATGCCAACTTCCTGCCGGAGCCAATGACGGCCGAAATATCGGAAGTGCAGCCTGTCTTCGACTATGTGAGAGGCAAAGACTTCCGGATGGACTACGTGATTGAAACCGCCGACCTGGCAAGTATGCGTGATCCTTCTGCGCTGCCTGAGTTGATCAAGAGGCTTGATGACCCCAACGCAGCCGTAAGGTATTGGGCAGTTACCGGCACCATGATACTGGAGGACAAATCACCCGAAACAAAAGCCGCTCTGCTCAAAATGGCTAAAGATCCCTCGGCAAGTGTGCGGCTGGCTGTCGCTGAAGCCCTTTACAAATCGGGAGTTAAGAAAGAAGCGCTTGATATCTGCGTCTCCGAACTGCAATCTCCCAGAGCGATTACCCGGGTGTATGCAGCTAACGTGCTTGAAGAATTTGGAATGGATGCACTTCCTGCAAAGCAAGCCCTCGAGCAATCACTTACCGACAGCGTGGGGCAGGCCATCAGCGAGACACCAAAAGCTATCAACCACATCCTTGACAAATTGAATTAA
- a CDS encoding dimethylarginine dimethylaminohydrolase family protein, with protein sequence MSQTAHSEFGKLTKLVIKPAVQAFISEAKVHQEWRALNYLQKPDFALANEEYEKFERVLKACGTELIRLHSGEGLSIDSLYCRDASIATDFGMIICRMGKEARSREPEAQKKFLVHNDIAILGEIIAPGTLEGGDVAWLDNKTLAVGHTYRTNLEGIAQLKTMLEPKGVEVVVAELPHYKGPSDVFHLMSILSPVDKDLAVVYSPLMPIAFRNLLLERGFHLVEVPEEEFDSMGCNVLALAPRQCLMVEGNPKTEKRLEEAGCEVITYKGQEISVKGGGGPTCLTRPILRGL encoded by the coding sequence ATGAGTCAAACTGCCCATTCGGAATTTGGTAAGCTTACAAAATTAGTCATCAAGCCTGCCGTGCAAGCGTTTATCAGCGAAGCAAAAGTACACCAGGAATGGCGGGCATTAAACTATCTGCAAAAGCCGGACTTCGCTCTTGCAAACGAAGAATATGAGAAGTTTGAAAGAGTGCTGAAAGCTTGCGGCACCGAACTCATTCGGCTGCATAGCGGCGAAGGGCTGTCTATCGATTCGCTTTACTGCCGGGATGCGTCTATAGCCACCGACTTTGGGATGATCATTTGCCGTATGGGCAAAGAAGCCCGTTCCAGGGAGCCTGAAGCACAAAAAAAATTCCTTGTGCACAATGACATAGCTATTCTGGGTGAAATCATAGCGCCCGGCACACTGGAGGGCGGAGACGTAGCCTGGCTCGACAACAAAACCCTCGCCGTAGGACACACCTACCGAACCAATCTGGAAGGCATTGCTCAGCTAAAAACCATGCTTGAACCGAAAGGTGTTGAGGTGGTTGTAGCCGAATTACCACATTATAAGGGGCCTTCCGACGTTTTTCACCTGATGTCGATATTGAGCCCGGTTGACAAAGACCTGGCAGTTGTGTACTCGCCACTGATGCCTATTGCATTCCGAAATCTGCTTTTAGAAAGAGGCTTTCATTTAGTGGAAGTGCCGGAGGAAGAGTTTGATTCCATGGGTTGTAATGTGCTGGCCCTGGCTCCCCGTCAATGCCTGATGGTAGAGGGAAATCCAAAAACAGAAAAAAGACTCGAAGAAGCTGGCTGCGAAGTAATCACCTACAAAGGTCAGGAAATCAGCGTAAAGGGAGGTGGTGGGCCCACTTGTTTGACCCGGCCTATTTTAAGAGGGCTTTAG
- a CDS encoding RES family NAD+ phosphorylase, producing the protein MTIYRIARTEFCDVSGEGAKIYGGRWNRQGFAALYGSSSVSSALLERLTVDSELFSSERYVLYSVMELDCPDAMVKKYSASDLPEGWDAIPHGIVSEEFGSQLLTSGLLCFGVPSVVDKSSLNFIINPMSRDFDKIDARILPLSLDQRIVRG; encoded by the coding sequence ATGACTATCTATCGAATTGCCAGGACTGAGTTTTGCGACGTGTCTGGCGAGGGCGCCAAGATTTACGGGGGACGCTGGAATAGACAAGGTTTTGCGGCCCTTTACGGAAGTAGTTCTGTTTCCTCAGCCTTGCTTGAAAGGCTTACGGTCGATAGCGAGCTCTTTTCTTCGGAGCGCTATGTCTTATACTCGGTGATGGAGCTTGATTGCCCTGATGCGATGGTTAAAAAATATTCAGCCAGCGATTTGCCAGAAGGATGGGATGCAATTCCCCACGGCATTGTTTCAGAGGAGTTTGGTAGTCAACTTTTAACTAGTGGTCTATTGTGTTTCGGCGTGCCGTCAGTCGTGGACAAAAGTTCTTTAAACTTTATTATTAATCCAATGTCAAGAGATTTTGATAAAATTGACGCAAGGATTCTTCCATTAAGCCTTGATCAAAGGATTGTTCGTGGCTAA